One Candidatus Eremiobacterota bacterium genomic window carries:
- a CDS encoding Trm112 family protein, protein MTLSEELKRILACPLCKKPVTAIVHKEQEGLLCPSCRLLYPVTDDIPVMLAAFAVPFEGPLQEPGD, encoded by the coding sequence ATGACGCTCAGTGAGGAGTTAAAGAGGATTCTGGCCTGCCCGCTCTGCAAAAAGCCTGTCACCGCCATCGTTCATAAAGAACAGGAAGGGCTTCTCTGCCCTTCCTGCAGGCTCTTGTACCCTGTCACCGATGATATCCCCGTAATGCTCGCCGCCTTTGCAGTTCCCTTCGAGGGGCCTCTTCAGGAGCCGGGAGACTAG
- a CDS encoding UPF0158 family protein, whose protein sequence is MPGKIKMEALMAALSDTQKDIYYFFDKQTKEVIKLSLDNPDVSALKSLKEKIAKEKGRFPQIPRRTPHDTYKDMEAFIKTLKDVKLQKRLLEAIEGQGAFRGFRDVLEAYPREKQRWNTFRDDILKKSVLAFLREAGISAQE, encoded by the coding sequence ATGCCAGGAAAGATAAAAATGGAAGCCCTCATGGCTGCATTAAGTGATACCCAGAAGGATATATACTATTTCTTTGACAAGCAGACAAAAGAAGTGATAAAGCTTTCACTTGACAATCCTGATGTCTCGGCACTCAAGTCTCTCAAGGAGAAGATTGCCAAGGAAAAAGGCCGCTTTCCCCAGATCCCGAGACGGACTCCCCATGATACCTACAAGGACATGGAAGCCTTTATTAAAACCCTCAAGGATGTCAAGCTCCAGAAAAGGCTTCTTGAGGCCATCGAGGGCCAGGGGGCCTTCCGGGGATTCAGGGACGTCCTCGAGGCATACCCGAGGGAAAAACAGCGATGGAACACTTTCAGAGACGATATACTCAAGAAAAGCGTCCTTGCCTTCCTCAGGGAGGCTGGCATTTCAGCACAGGAATAA
- the asnB gene encoding asparagine synthase (glutamine-hydrolyzing) has translation MCGIVGIVGPSKEEERQKALSLIAHRGPDGEGEWQSSESPVWLGHRRLAIIDPERGAQPLSNEDETVWITFNGCVYNYLELAQALRKKGHRFKTYSDTEVIVHAYEEYGEGCLQKFIGMFSFAIWDEKKRRLFCARDRIGVKPFYYVARKGLFAFASEIKALLALGTEASVLMAGLREYLIFQTTLADRTLFEGVYRLLPGHSMTIDGEGRILETKRFWDLGFAADDDHTEEYFIDHLRLLLRDAVKIRLRSDVALGAHLSGGLDSSTVVCLAGDMNGGSESLSTFTGAFSEGEDFDETYYAHLVAERTGATYHEIRPVPADFIEHLPKIIYYMDEPAAGPGVFPQYMVSQLASQHVKVVLGGQGGDEIFAGYARYLLGYLEECLKGAIEETERTSQYAATLATIIPNLPMLRQYIPMMRYFWKDGLFEAPEKRYFRLMDRSSGIRDIYDAGIFSADTSLDDEFSRIFNGSDARSFLNRMLYFDLKVHLPALLHVEDRTSMAWGLESRVPLLDHRIADLIASIPPVIKFKGGQPKYLFRKSVKNIVPDEVLDRKDKKGFPVPLHIWQRGPLREFIRDILLSPKARTRGVFNSQALERALDREMDFGRVIWGALCMELWFTTFIDGHGARD, from the coding sequence GGGACCCGACGGCGAAGGGGAGTGGCAGTCCAGTGAATCCCCCGTCTGGCTTGGCCACCGGCGGCTTGCCATCATTGATCCCGAGCGGGGTGCCCAGCCCCTCTCAAATGAGGACGAGACGGTGTGGATCACCTTCAACGGCTGTGTCTATAACTATCTCGAGCTTGCCCAGGCGCTCCGGAAAAAGGGGCACCGCTTCAAGACATACTCCGACACGGAGGTCATTGTCCACGCCTACGAGGAATACGGCGAAGGATGTCTCCAGAAATTCATCGGGATGTTCTCCTTTGCCATCTGGGACGAAAAGAAAAGGCGCCTCTTCTGCGCCCGGGATCGCATCGGCGTGAAGCCCTTCTACTATGTTGCCCGGAAAGGGCTTTTCGCCTTCGCCTCGGAGATCAAGGCCCTCCTCGCCCTGGGCACGGAAGCATCTGTCTTAATGGCAGGCCTCAGGGAATACCTCATATTCCAGACGACCCTGGCGGACAGGACCCTCTTCGAGGGAGTATACCGCCTTCTCCCCGGCCACTCCATGACCATCGACGGCGAGGGCAGGATCCTGGAGACGAAAAGATTCTGGGACCTCGGCTTTGCCGCCGATGACGACCACACGGAGGAATATTTTATCGACCATCTCCGCCTTCTGCTCCGGGATGCGGTAAAAATAAGGCTCCGCTCTGACGTGGCCCTCGGCGCCCATCTCTCGGGAGGCCTTGACTCGAGCACCGTGGTCTGCCTTGCAGGGGACATGAACGGCGGAAGCGAGTCGCTCTCCACGTTCACCGGCGCCTTCTCTGAAGGCGAAGACTTCGACGAGACTTATTATGCTCACCTGGTTGCTGAGCGCACAGGGGCTACTTACCATGAGATCAGGCCAGTTCCGGCAGACTTCATCGAGCACCTCCCTAAAATCATCTATTACATGGACGAGCCCGCCGCAGGGCCGGGCGTTTTCCCCCAGTATATGGTATCACAGCTCGCCTCTCAGCATGTAAAGGTCGTTCTCGGCGGCCAGGGCGGCGACGAGATTTTTGCAGGCTACGCGCGCTATCTCCTGGGCTACCTTGAGGAGTGCCTGAAGGGCGCCATCGAGGAGACAGAGAGAACATCCCAGTATGCCGCCACCCTGGCCACCATTATTCCCAACCTGCCGATGCTCCGCCAGTACATCCCTATGATGCGCTACTTCTGGAAGGACGGGCTCTTCGAGGCTCCGGAAAAACGCTATTTCCGCCTCATGGACCGCTCATCGGGAATAAGGGATATATATGACGCCGGGATTTTCTCCGCCGATACCTCGCTTGATGACGAGTTTTCCCGCATATTCAACGGTTCTGATGCCCGGTCGTTTCTCAACAGGATGCTTTACTTTGACCTCAAGGTCCATCTGCCGGCGCTACTGCACGTGGAAGACCGCACGAGCATGGCCTGGGGCCTCGAATCACGCGTTCCCCTTCTGGACCACAGGATTGCCGATCTTATCGCAAGCATTCCCCCCGTCATCAAGTTCAAAGGGGGACAGCCCAAATATCTCTTCAGGAAATCGGTGAAAAACATCGTGCCCGACGAGGTCCTCGACAGGAAGGACAAGAAAGGCTTCCCCGTGCCTCTCCACATCTGGCAGCGGGGCCCCCTGCGCGAATTCATCAGGGACATTCTTCTCTCGCCGAAGGCCCGCACCAGGGGGGTTTTCAACTCGCAGGCCCTGGAGCGTGCCTTAGACAGGGAAATGGATTTCGGAAGGGTCATCTGGGGTGCCCTCTGCATGGAACTATGGTTCACCACCTTCATAGATGGCCATGGAGCAAGAGATTGA
- a CDS encoding flotillin family protein: protein MSGPMIFAIILTTLLLALTAQRIYQSCKRTAKPDEVTIVEDGSGRKYYREGKFFVVPFFQKEYKLSLAPFPVDRMARNIRNREGNIFDIHVVMEVRIDDSPNGLELAAGRFMNKDTDQISDFVEEIIKRNVTIYLQELDIRSLVNNIEPFCKNVEESMKEDLLKMGILVNSFSITSLEDSQGLMKRLAEQKR, encoded by the coding sequence ATGTCCGGTCCCATGATCTTTGCAATAATCCTGACCACCCTGCTCTTAGCCCTGACAGCCCAAAGGATTTACCAGTCTTGCAAGAGAACGGCAAAGCCCGATGAAGTGACCATTGTGGAAGATGGCTCGGGGAGGAAGTATTACCGTGAAGGGAAATTCTTCGTGGTCCCCTTTTTCCAGAAAGAGTACAAACTGAGCCTTGCACCCTTCCCGGTGGACCGGATGGCAAGGAACATCCGGAACAGAGAGGGCAATATCTTTGATATCCATGTCGTCATGGAGGTAAGGATAGATGACTCGCCCAATGGTCTTGAGCTTGCGGCGGGGAGGTTCATGAACAAGGACACCGACCAGATCAGCGACTTTGTCGAGGAAATCATCAAGCGGAACGTGACGATCTATCTCCAGGAGCTTGACATCCGCTCCCTTGTGAACAACATAGAGCCTTTCTGCAAAAACGTCGAGGAGTCCATGAAGGAAGACCTCCTCAAAATGGGTATCCTGGTGAACAGCTTCAGCATCACGTCGCTTGAGGACAGCCAGGGTCTCATGAAAAGGCTCGCCGAGCAGAAGCGTTAA